The Candidatus Sulfotelmatobacter sp. genome includes a window with the following:
- the otsB gene encoding trehalose-phosphatase: protein MNDLLDLPHDLWPAVIRAARRLLMLDYDGTLAPLRLNRMDATLPPRTFAALRTLSARPDTALAIVSGRGMDELLKLTGGLRVTRIAEHGWEVREAGGADRPAPLPAAAARALDDAESSARARGLGERLERKRTGLVLHLRDLPPDRADSLAREARELWHETDIAGSLRLDPIHGGLELRAAGRNKGTAVRELIERVDAGALPVYVGDDFTDEDAFVAVKGGGFGIRVGPRDQPTAATGWLASIDTTAHFLEEWLRVTGELSHPAAS, encoded by the coding sequence GTGAACGACCTGTTGGATCTTCCGCACGACCTGTGGCCGGCGGTCATTCGCGCCGCGCGGCGGCTGCTGATGCTCGACTACGACGGCACGCTGGCGCCGCTCCGCCTGAATCGGATGGACGCGACCCTGCCGCCGCGGACGTTCGCGGCGCTGCGAACGCTCTCGGCGCGACCCGACACGGCGCTTGCCATCGTTTCGGGGCGCGGGATGGACGAGCTGCTGAAGCTCACCGGGGGCCTGCGCGTCACGCGGATCGCCGAGCACGGCTGGGAAGTGCGCGAGGCGGGCGGGGCTGATCGGCCGGCGCCGCTCCCGGCGGCGGCGGCGCGGGCGCTCGACGACGCCGAATCCTCCGCGCGCGCGCGCGGCCTCGGCGAAAGGCTCGAGCGCAAGCGCACCGGACTGGTGCTGCACCTGCGCGATCTCCCGCCGGATCGGGCCGACTCATTGGCCCGCGAAGCGCGGGAGTTGTGGCACGAGACCGACATCGCCGGCTCGCTGCGGCTCGATCCGATCCACGGCGGGCTCGAGCTGCGCGCCGCCGGACGCAACAAGGGAACGGCGGTGCGCGAGCTGATCGAACGGGTGGACGCGGGCGCGCTCCCGGTGTATGTGGGCGACGACTTCACCGACGAGGACGCGTTCGTGGCGGTGAAGGGCGGCGGCTTCGGGATCCGCGTGGGACCACGAGATCAGCCCACCGCGGCCACCGGCTGGCTCGCCTCGATCGACACCACGGCCCACTTCCTCGAGGAGTGGTTGCGCGTCACCGGGGAGTTGTCGCACCCTGCCGCGTCGTGA
- a CDS encoding DUF2214 family protein gives MNSFNSIRAAAAVLSALHLLALGVGLPAVFLRGRALRGTLDAAGIRRVLTADNLWGVAALVWILTGLLRAFGGFEKGSEYYLHNWLFHLKLGLVILVLLLELMPMLTFMRWRIALAKDEVPDLSSARLLYTLNHIEMALVGVIVFVAAFMARGFGLIHYLIR, from the coding sequence ATGAACTCGTTCAACTCGATTCGCGCCGCCGCCGCGGTGCTCTCGGCGCTTCACCTGCTGGCCCTCGGCGTGGGACTTCCGGCGGTGTTCCTCCGCGGCCGCGCGCTGAGGGGCACGCTCGATGCCGCCGGTATCCGGCGCGTGCTGACGGCCGACAATCTCTGGGGCGTGGCGGCGCTGGTCTGGATCCTGACCGGGCTGCTGCGCGCCTTCGGGGGCTTCGAGAAGGGTTCCGAGTACTACCTGCACAACTGGCTCTTCCACCTGAAGCTCGGACTGGTGATTCTGGTGCTGCTGCTCGAGCTGATGCCGATGCTCACCTTCATGCGCTGGCGGATCGCGCTGGCCAAGGACGAGGTGCCCGACCTGTCCTCGGCACGGCTGCTCTACACTCTCAATCACATCGAGATGGCGCTGGTCGGGGTGATCGTGTTCGTGGCCGCGTTCATGGCGCGCGGCTTCGGCCTGATTCACTACCTGATCCGCTAG
- a CDS encoding heavy metal-associated domain-containing protein: MLWMPALVAVALALSGCGHSDSGARVASRSAPAVRSPLTPARTVTLEIGGMTCSACVEKIEGQLTRVQGVRSARVSLAERRARVECDASLPDSALIAAVRRAGPEYLGLIVR; encoded by the coding sequence ATGCTCTGGATGCCGGCGCTGGTCGCGGTTGCGCTGGCGCTGTCCGGCTGCGGCCACTCGGACTCGGGCGCGCGCGTCGCCTCGCGAAGCGCGCCCGCGGTTCGCTCCCCGCTGACTCCCGCGCGCACCGTGACCCTGGAGATCGGCGGCATGACGTGCAGCGCGTGCGTCGAAAAGATCGAGGGACAGTTGACCCGCGTTCAGGGTGTGCGCTCGGCGCGCGTGAGCCTGGCCGAACGGCGTGCGCGCGTCGAGTGCGACGCCTCGCTCCCCGACTCGGCGCTGATCGCGGCGGTGCGTCGTGCCGGCCCCGAATATCTGGGCCTGATCGTTCGGTGA